From Desulfobacteraceae bacterium, the proteins below share one genomic window:
- the ispG gene encoding flavodoxin-dependent (E)-4-hydroxy-3-methylbut-2-enyl-diphosphate synthase yields MTIVAERRPTRQIRVGSLAVGGTAPVAVQSMTNTRTQDVAATVAQIRRLEAAGCEIVRVAVPDAEAATAIRAIRRAIAIPLIADIHFDYRLALAALAAGADGLRINPGNIGGGRKVRAVVAAARDHGAPIRIGVNAGSLEKELLQAHGGPTAEAMVASALRHIALLRACDFHEIKVSLKASDVARTVSAYRLLAQETDLPLHVGVTEAGGLFPGIVKSAIGIGMLLAEGIGDTLRVSLTRDPVEEVRVGYEILKALGIRRHGPEIISCPTCGRCAINLFEIAEEVEKALLTHPVPLKIAIMGCAVNGPGEAREADIGIAGGDGRGILFKKGRVVKTFPQEQLVEMLLKAVDETLQPKAGPDPGDP; encoded by the coding sequence ATGACCATTGTTGCAGAACGCCGCCCGACGCGCCAGATCCGGGTCGGTAGCCTCGCCGTCGGCGGCACGGCCCCGGTGGCGGTGCAGTCCATGACCAACACCCGCACCCAGGACGTGGCCGCAACCGTCGCCCAGATCCGGCGGCTGGAGGCCGCCGGCTGCGAGATCGTGCGGGTGGCGGTGCCTGATGCTGAGGCGGCCACAGCCATCCGCGCCATCCGCCGTGCCATCGCGATCCCCTTGATCGCCGATATCCACTTCGATTACCGCCTGGCGCTCGCCGCCCTGGCGGCCGGTGCCGACGGGCTGCGCATCAACCCCGGCAATATCGGCGGGGGGCGCAAGGTCCGGGCCGTGGTGGCGGCCGCCCGGGACCACGGGGCGCCCATCCGCATCGGGGTCAACGCCGGGTCGTTGGAAAAGGAGCTGCTGCAGGCCCACGGCGGCCCCACCGCCGAGGCCATGGTGGCCAGCGCCCTGCGTCACATCGCCCTGCTGCGCGCCTGCGACTTCCACGAGATCAAGGTTTCGCTGAAAGCCTCGGATGTGGCGCGCACCGTTTCGGCCTACCGCCTGCTGGCGCAAGAGACCGACCTGCCGCTGCACGTCGGCGTTACCGAGGCCGGCGGGCTTTTCCCGGGGATCGTCAAGTCCGCCATCGGGATCGGAATGCTGCTGGCCGAGGGGATCGGGGATACCCTGCGGGTATCCCTGACTCGCGACCCGGTGGAAGAGGTCCGGGTGGGTTATGAAATTCTCAAGGCCCTGGGGATCCGTCGGCACGGGCCGGAAATCATCTCCTGCCCCACCTGCGGCCGCTGCGCCATCAACCTGTTTGAAATTGCCGAGGAGGTCGAAAAAGCCCTGCTGACCCACCCGGTACCGCTGAAGATCGCCATCATGGGCTGCGCCGTCAATGGCCCGGGGGAGGCCCGCGAGGCCGATATCGGGATCGCCGGCGGTGACGGCCGGGGCATTCTCTTCAAGAAGGGCCGGGTGGTCAAAACCTTTCCCCAGGAGCAGCTGGTGGAAATGCTCTTGAAAGCGGTCGACGAAACTCTCCAACCCAAAGCCGGGCCCGACCCCGGTGACCCGTGA